ATATACCTTTTTAAGAGGTATATCAAATCCCGTTCCAAATAAGAATTGTAATATAATTAATTGATAATCAAAATTTTATTGGGATAGGTTAGTCGCTGCCCACTTCCGGAGCTTTCCGATATTTCGTAAAAGTCCTTTTAAACCGTAAACTGGTCCGGCCTTTTAATACCAAGTTTGCGCATTCTGGAATCCAGTGTGGTGGGAATCATGTCCAGGATTTCGGCCGCTCCATTTTTCCCGCTCACTTTCCAACGTGTTTTTTCAAGTACAAAAAGAATATGCTCCCGCTCACATTCTTCCATGGTCATCATATTTCCTTTTGTTCCAGCGGCAGGTTTGCGCGGAGACCAGTCGTCCAGCACCAGTGTCCTTCCGGGCGACATGATGACCGAGCGCTCCACCACGTTTTCCAGCTCACGAATATTGCCCGGCCAGTGGTAGGCCGTCAGGGTATCAATCAGGTTCTGAGGGATCTGGTCGATCGACTTACCCTGTTCAGCACCATGCTTCTGGCAGAAGTGCCTTACCAGCAGCGGAATATCTTCCTTTCTTTCACGCAGCGGGATACTGAAAACAGGGAATACATTCAGGCGATAATACAGATCCTCACGAAAACGCTGTTCCGTAATCTCCTTTTCCAGGTCACGGTTGGTAGCAGCAATGACCCGGACATTTACTTTTAAGGTTTTGGTACTTCCTACGCGTTCAAATTCACCTTCCTGCAACACACGCAGTAACTTTGGCTGCAGATCCAGAGGCATTTCCCCAATTTCGTCCAGAAATATAGTCCCACCGTCGGCCAGTTCAAACCGCCCTTGTTTTTGTGCCGTTGCGCCTGTGAACGCACCTTTCTCATGACCAAATAATTCGCTTTCGATCAGACTGGCGGGTAGCGCCGCGCAGTTCACTTTGATCAGCGGACGGTTTTTACGGTTACTCAGGTTATGTACTGCCCTGGCGAGCAGCTCTTTCCCGGTGCCGGATTCGCCCGTGATGAGGACAGTACTGTTGGTAGGCGCAACCTGCCCGATTTTGGTCAGTACTTTTTCAAAAACCTTACTCTGGCTGATGATATCATCCGGG
This portion of the Dyadobacter sp. CECT 9275 genome encodes:
- a CDS encoding sigma-54-dependent transcriptional regulator, translating into MKTNTPYHTKNTILIVDDTPNNISILFDVLSKAGYKVLVATDGKSAVEQARYALPDLILLDVMMPGMSGFETCRQLKSHAATEAIPVIFMTALTETINKVNGFNMGAVDYITKPFEIHEVQSRIGTHLALANLRQKLENLVADRTADLNKALTEVEKLKDQLQAENVYLKEEIKQSKNPDDIISQSKVFEKVLTKIGQVAPTNSTVLITGESGTGKELLARAVHNLSNRKNRPLIKVNCAALPASLIESELFGHEKGAFTGATAQKQGRFELADGGTIFLDEIGEMPLDLQPKLLRVLQEGEFERVGSTKTLKVNVRVIAATNRDLEKEITEQRFREDLYYRLNVFPVFSIPLRERKEDIPLLVRHFCQKHGAEQGKSIDQIPQNLIDTLTAYHWPGNIRELENVVERSVIMSPGRTLVLDDWSPRKPAAGTKGNMMTMEECEREHILFVLEKTRWKVSGKNGAAEILDMIPTTLDSRMRKLGIKRPDQFTV